From Paenibacillus sp. V4I7, one genomic window encodes:
- a CDS encoding extracellular solute-binding protein yields MRRAFAKVFLIFVLFFATGFATYQWLGGGSRQIVTAEESPISGTALSALADTYKKGSYAEYLAKYKQSVRPSAETVIPTEQFSSTQGMSVSVLDNYQGENGKSILTSDVGSIEWQFTVEQEGLYNIGIHYYTVSGKDSDIERELRIDGSVPFTEAKSMTFQRIWKNDKNEFERDEQGNDLVPSQVEEPMWQASLLKDATGFNEDPYLFYFSKGKHSIMFTSVREPLIIHSLRLTNSATTPSYDTLASTYTQKGYQLAKDVMLQVQGEHALYKSSPTLLPYNDRSSPAVEPYHVSKLRNNAMGGWAWRLPGQWIEWELDVPDDGLYQIAVKNHQNYLRGMASLRTMYIDGKMPFQELQHVGFPFNSEWQTTVIGQDAEHPYLFYFTKGKHKVRLEVTLGDLAPILNAVETSILDLNALYRKIISFTGTVPDSFRDYQLEQRIPEMAGEFRKQSDLLQKITKLIQGQNGKNDERTAILNTLAYQLSDMADRPDTVPSRIDQFKTNVGGLGAWLLSVNEQPLAIDYLTLSSPQAKLPNPEATAWQKFKSSSAAFFASFFENYDQLSHTKEGADSVSVWVTSARDQAQTIKKLIDETFTPKTGIKINLKLVSADILLPSTVAGKGPDVALQAPNDLPVNYATRNAMQDLSVFPDFNSVKSRFNESAMVPYEFSGSYYALPETQTFPVLFYRKDILEDELKMKPPQTWEDVYDMLPPLQKHNLQFGLPQKPLNTFGNDLETTNIITLPPNPALAMFLYQHDGQFYTNDGATSGLDSETAIKEFKQWTDFYVNYKIPIAADFANRFRTGEMPIGIADYTMYNKLSVFAPEIKGLWEFAPVPGTKKPDGSLRRDVGSGGSGVVMFKRTKNKDAAWKFMEWWTSKETQIAFGRQMEIRMGSSARYPTANMEALAALPWPSRDFDRLKEQMKWVKGIPEVPGGYLTGRNIDNAFRRVVVQGDDPRETMDYYVRYINDEIALKRKEFNLPYEK; encoded by the coding sequence ATGCGCCGAGCATTCGCCAAAGTGTTCCTCATATTCGTTTTGTTTTTTGCAACCGGGTTCGCAACGTATCAGTGGCTCGGCGGCGGTTCCCGCCAAATCGTTACAGCGGAAGAGAGTCCAATAAGCGGTACAGCGTTATCGGCATTGGCAGATACATATAAAAAAGGCAGCTATGCGGAATATTTGGCCAAGTACAAACAATCGGTGCGCCCAAGCGCTGAAACCGTCATTCCCACCGAACAATTCAGTTCGACCCAAGGCATGAGCGTTTCTGTTCTAGACAATTATCAAGGGGAAAACGGGAAGTCCATTCTGACTTCGGATGTGGGGTCCATTGAATGGCAATTTACAGTCGAGCAAGAGGGATTGTACAACATTGGCATCCATTACTACACAGTAAGCGGGAAAGATTCGGATATAGAAAGAGAATTGCGAATTGACGGTTCGGTACCATTTACCGAGGCGAAAAGCATGACGTTCCAACGAATATGGAAGAACGATAAAAATGAGTTCGAGCGTGACGAGCAGGGCAACGATTTGGTTCCATCGCAAGTGGAAGAACCGATGTGGCAGGCATCGTTATTAAAGGATGCGACCGGATTTAATGAAGATCCTTATTTGTTTTATTTTTCAAAAGGCAAGCACTCCATCATGTTTACTTCAGTAAGAGAACCGCTCATTATTCATTCACTTAGACTTACAAACTCGGCAACAACGCCTTCGTATGATACGTTGGCGAGCACGTATACGCAAAAAGGTTACCAGCTTGCGAAAGATGTGATGCTGCAAGTTCAAGGCGAACACGCCTTATATAAATCTTCTCCAACACTATTGCCTTATAATGATCGTTCCAGTCCTGCGGTAGAGCCGTATCACGTATCTAAATTGCGGAACAATGCAATGGGCGGGTGGGCTTGGAGGCTTCCTGGCCAATGGATCGAATGGGAACTGGATGTACCGGACGACGGATTGTATCAAATAGCGGTGAAAAATCATCAAAACTATTTGCGCGGGATGGCTTCGCTTCGAACGATGTACATCGACGGCAAAATGCCCTTTCAGGAGCTTCAGCATGTCGGCTTTCCGTTCAATAGCGAATGGCAGACGACGGTGATCGGCCAAGATGCTGAGCATCCGTACTTGTTTTATTTCACGAAGGGTAAACACAAAGTCCGGCTCGAAGTGACATTGGGGGATTTGGCCCCGATTCTGAATGCGGTGGAAACGAGCATTTTGGACTTAAATGCGCTGTATCGTAAAATTATTAGCTTTACGGGGACGGTGCCCGATTCGTTTCGGGATTATCAGCTCGAGCAAAGAATTCCCGAGATGGCTGGGGAGTTTCGCAAACAAAGCGACTTGCTCCAAAAAATTACGAAGTTGATTCAAGGACAGAATGGAAAGAACGATGAGCGTACCGCGATATTGAATACGCTGGCTTACCAGCTCAGTGATATGGCAGACAGACCGGATACGGTGCCATCTCGGATTGATCAGTTCAAAACCAATGTAGGGGGACTCGGGGCGTGGCTGCTTTCGGTGAATGAACAACCGCTCGCCATCGATTATCTGACGCTAAGCTCGCCGCAAGCCAAGCTGCCGAATCCGGAAGCGACTGCGTGGCAGAAATTCAAAAGCAGCTCAGCAGCTTTCTTTGCTTCCTTCTTTGAGAATTACGATCAGTTATCGCACACAAAAGAGGGAGCTGATTCAGTTTCGGTATGGGTGACCTCAGCACGTGACCAAGCGCAGACCATCAAGAAATTGATTGACGAAACCTTTACGCCAAAGACAGGAATAAAAATCAATTTGAAGTTGGTATCAGCAGACATTTTGCTGCCTTCTACGGTAGCAGGTAAAGGGCCGGATGTAGCGCTGCAAGCTCCCAACGATTTGCCTGTCAATTATGCAACCCGCAATGCGATGCAGGATCTATCGGTGTTTCCAGATTTCAACAGCGTGAAATCACGCTTTAACGAGAGTGCGATGGTTCCGTATGAGTTTTCAGGAAGCTATTACGCGCTGCCGGAAACGCAAACCTTCCCAGTTCTCTTCTATAGGAAAGACATTTTGGAAGATGAGCTAAAGATGAAGCCTCCGCAAACGTGGGAAGACGTGTATGATATGCTGCCTCCCCTACAGAAGCATAACTTGCAGTTCGGGCTGCCGCAAAAACCGTTGAACACATTTGGGAATGATTTGGAAACGACCAATATCATCACGCTTCCGCCGAACCCAGCTTTAGCCATGTTTTTATACCAGCATGATGGACAGTTTTATACTAATGACGGAGCCACCAGCGGTCTTGATTCGGAAACGGCGATCAAGGAGTTCAAGCAGTGGACCGATTTTTACGTGAATTATAAAATTCCGATCGCAGCGGATTTCGCCAACCGTTTCCGTACAGGGGAAATGCCTATTGGCATCGCAGACTATACGATGTACAACAAGCTGTCAGTTTTTGCCCCAGAGATTAAAGGATTGTGGGAATTTGCACCTGTTCCTGGAACAAAAAAGCCGGATGGCTCCCTTCGTCGCGATGTCGGCAGTGGGGGATCGGGCGTTGTCATGTTCAAACGTACGAAAAATAAAGATGCCGCATGGAAGTTTATGGAATGGTGGACCAGCAAAGAGACGCAAATTGCGTTTGGACGTCAAATGGAAATTCGCATGGGATCTTCGGCTAGGTATCCGACGGCCAACATGGAAGCTTTAGCTGCGCTGCCTTGGCCTTCTAGAGATTTCGACAGATTGAAGGAGCAGATGAAGTGGGTAAAAGGGATACCCGAGGTTCCGGGCGGTTATTTGACGGGACGCAACATTGATAATGCCTTTCGTAGAGTCGTCGTACAAGGCGACGATCCACGCGAAACGATGGATTATTACGTCCGTTATATCAACGACGAAATTGCTTTAAAACGGAAAGAGTTTAATCTTCCCTACGAGAAATGA